One window from the genome of Babylonia areolata isolate BAREFJ2019XMU chromosome 13, ASM4173473v1, whole genome shotgun sequence encodes:
- the LOC143288792 gene encoding choline-phosphate cytidylyltransferase A-like: MASSAEVEVGMEKVAVSRKRTHSGRCVREPSSLPQPDVNIGPAPFHSEALAMRNKEQCDYSIRIALEDARKGLAPRPVRVYADGIYDMFHTGHARQLMQAKMAFPNVYLIVGVCSDRMTNEKKGRTVMNEYERYEAVRHCRYVDEVITDAPWTLDMDFLIEHKIDFVAHDDLPYTTGSADDVYKFVKERGMFLPTERTEGISTTDVITRIIKDYDVYIRRNLARGYSHKDLNVSYMKAKRLKIRENYAKLEEKLKDKGKELMSAWRESKDSCNLLLHKWEEKSKELIGNFVDMFGKEGKLNKWFTENTIRIGRAMSPPASPSHDSVPSPTSDLAASPPRKRGRYSPGFSGDDISDEEDEEFEEAESYP; this comes from the exons ATGGCCAGCAGtgcagaggtggaggtggggatggagaaGGTGGCGGTGAGCAGAAAACGCACCCACAGCGGTCGCTGTGTCAGGGAGCCCAGTAGTCTTCCTCAGCCAGACGTG AATATAGGTCCGGCTCCTTTCCACAGTGAAGCCCTAGCAATGAGGAACAAAGAGCAGTGTGACTATTCTATACGTATCGCCCTGGAGGATGCCCGTAAAGGCCTAG CCCCGCGGCCGGTACGAGTGTACGCAGACGGCATCTACGACATGTTCCACACCGGCCATGCCCGGCAGTTGATGCAGGCCAAAATGGCCTTCCCGAACGTTTACCTCATCGTCGGTG TGTGCAGCGACCGAATGACCAACGAGAAGAAAGGCAGGACGGTGATGAACGAATACGAGCGCTACGAAGCGGTGCGGCACTGTCGCTACGTGGATGAGGTCATCACCGACGCCCCATGGACTCTGGACATGGACTTCCTGATTGAACACAAG ATCGACTTTGTGGCTCACGATGACCTGCCCTACACAACTGGCTCTGCCGATGATGTGTACAAGTTTGTCAAAGAGCGGGGAAT GTTCCTTCCCACAGAAAGAACAGAGGGCATTTCCACTACAGACGTCATCACTCGCATCATCAAAGACTACGATGTCTACATTCGCCGCAACCTGGCAAGGGGATACTCGCACAAAGATCTCAACGTCAGCTACATGAAG GCCAAGCGGCTGAAGATCCGGGAGAACTACGCCAAGCTGGAGGAGAAGCTGAAGGACAAGGGGAAGGAGCTGATGTCAGCGTGGAGGGAGTCCAAGGACAGCTGCAACCTCCTGCTGCACAAGTGGGAGGAGAAGAGCAAGGAGCTCATCGGCAACTTTGTCGACATGTTCGGCAAGGAGGGGAAGCTG AACAAATGGTTCACTGAAAACACCATTCGCATCGGCCGCGCCATGTCGCCGCCAGCCAGCCCTTCCCACGATTCCGTGCCCTCCCCGACCTCCGACCTGGCCGCCAGTCCCCCGCGGAAACGTGGGCGCTACTCTCCTGGCTTCAGTGGGGACGATATCTCCGACGAGGAGGATGAAGAGTTTGAGGAAGCAGAGTCCTATCCATAA